Proteins from one Desulfonema limicola genomic window:
- a CDS encoding helix-turn-helix domain-containing protein codes for MKKSAYSPPQKALQKLLRQIRVDAGLRQNDLAELLDKPQSFVSKYESGERRLDLIELRYICRAIGISLEEFVRKFENIVNSDE; via the coding sequence ATGAAAAAAAGCGCATATAGTCCACCACAAAAAGCTTTACAGAAGCTCTTACGTCAAATCAGGGTTGATGCTGGTCTGCGTCAAAATGATTTGGCAGAACTTCTTGATAAGCCACAATCATTTGTATCAAAATATGAATCAGGCGAAAGGCGATTGGATTTAATTGAACTTCGTTATATTTGTCGAGCTATTGGTATTTCATTAGAGGAGTTTGTAAGGAAATTTGAAAATATAGTAAATTCTGATGAATGA
- a CDS encoding Rad52/Rad22 family DNA repair protein, with product MTTNPLAYINLEDLRKPFPEYDIEWRVQRAGVSGNNKPWAMVLAYVTNRAIMDRLDMVVGPTSWKNKYKAGPEGGTLCGLSIKIGSEWITKWDGAENTHIEAVKGGLSGAMKRSAVHWGIGRYLYKLEATFAIITPNGKYYQKEKKNQYPSFKWNPPNLPAWAVARPEESKTVPKNYNTPIQSAPQDTPGKTMIDGVQHRILEDAITNLAILHKLDKVQFRTRVQAFCKKKWGINNWWINNRPGIDVDNYNILMNKLGEFANKMKQENKEMDNLASHPHHDRIGDA from the coding sequence ATGACAACAAATCCGTTAGCATACATTAATCTTGAAGATTTGAGAAAACCATTTCCAGAATACGATATTGAATGGAGAGTTCAAAGAGCAGGAGTAAGTGGTAATAATAAACCTTGGGCAATGGTTTTGGCTTATGTGACTAATAGGGCTATAATGGATAGACTCGATATGGTTGTGGGGCCTACAAGCTGGAAGAATAAATATAAAGCAGGTCCCGAAGGTGGAACCCTGTGTGGTTTATCCATCAAAATTGGGAGTGAATGGATAACAAAATGGGATGGAGCGGAAAACACACATATTGAGGCTGTTAAAGGTGGACTTTCCGGTGCAATGAAGCGTTCCGCAGTGCATTGGGGTATAGGTCGTTATCTGTACAAGCTTGAAGCAACATTCGCAATAATCACTCCAAATGGAAAATATTATCAGAAAGAAAAGAAAAATCAGTATCCGAGTTTTAAATGGAATCCCCCAAATCTTCCAGCCTGGGCAGTTGCAAGGCCAGAAGAAAGTAAAACAGTACCCAAAAATTATAATACTCCAATACAATCAGCACCACAAGACACGCCAGGGAAAACAATGATTGATGGAGTTCAACATCGTATCTTGGAAGATGCAATAACAAATCTGGCAATTTTGCATAAGCTGGATAAAGTTCAATTCAGAACAAGGGTTCAAGCTTTTTGTAAGAAAAAATGGGGCATCAATAACTGGTGGATAAACAACCGTCCCGGTATTGATGTTGATAATTATAATATTCTTATGAATAAGCTTGGAGAATTTGCTAATAAAATGAAGCAAGAGAATAAGGAAATGGATAATTTAGCTTCACATCCCCATCACGATAGAATTGGAGATGCATAA
- a CDS encoding GNAT family N-acetyltransferase has translation MKQPTFNTDLLTLRPFLMDDAENVKRLAGRKQIASKTVPIPHPYELHMAYEWIGTHKQLFEDGEVVNFAVTHRQEQYLIGCVGLNINKEYEMAELGYWIGVEYWGNGYCTEATKRVLEYGFNDLNLNRIFAYHFGSNPASGRVMKKTGMKYEGCLRQAIKKWGKFEDRVVSGVLKSDLN, from the coding sequence ATGAAACAGCCAACATTTAATACTGACCTGTTAACACTCAGACCGTTTTTAATGGATGATGCAGAAAATGTCAAACGTCTGGCAGGTAGGAAACAAATTGCATCAAAAACTGTTCCGATACCCCATCCATATGAACTGCATATGGCATATGAATGGATAGGAACCCATAAGCAATTATTTGAAGACGGTGAGGTTGTCAATTTTGCTGTTACCCATAGACAGGAGCAATATTTGATTGGCTGTGTGGGGCTGAATATCAATAAAGAATATGAAATGGCAGAATTGGGTTATTGGATTGGAGTTGAGTATTGGGGTAATGGATATTGTACCGAGGCAACTAAAAGAGTTCTTGAGTATGGTTTTAATGACCTGAACTTGAACCGGATATTTGCTTACCATTTTGGCAGTAATCCTGCATCCGGCAGGGTTATGAAGAAAACTGGTATGAAATATGAAGGCTGTTTGAGGCAGGCTATAAAGAAATGGGGTAAATTTGAGGACAGAGTTGTGTCTGGTGTTCTTAAAAGTGATTTAAATTAA
- a CDS encoding PD-(D/E)XK nuclease family protein, with product MTNIQLKTLAELKESLHISYSQLNTYMSCSLKYYFRYVQGRPAERISSALPFGRAIHSGIEHFYITYKRRQEKSDVKTVQELFADIFTTEINKAEAPVVFRRDENKDTSIEMGKAMLKAFCKSAKLKDTKIIGVEMPLSARLYTEKGKPTDFLIIGVIDALIKNCDGDIVAIDNKTALRAKSSEDVEKDLQFSVYGYLLCANKYVAKTEDAYCRMDVLRKLKRPKVEKYGTIRTPSDRKRLAKIAVNVLTAIENQAFYPVRSWMCSGCEYKNSCYSW from the coding sequence ATGACCAATATACAGCTTAAAACTTTGGCAGAATTAAAAGAAAGTCTTCATATCAGCTATTCTCAATTGAATACATATATGTCCTGTTCTTTGAAATATTACTTTCGATATGTTCAAGGAAGACCAGCAGAACGTATCTCATCTGCTTTACCTTTTGGTCGAGCCATACATTCAGGCATTGAACATTTCTACATTACATACAAGAGACGGCAGGAAAAATCGGATGTAAAAACTGTTCAAGAATTATTTGCTGATATTTTCACTACTGAAATTAATAAGGCAGAAGCTCCAGTGGTATTCAGAAGAGATGAGAACAAAGATACATCCATTGAAATGGGTAAAGCTATGCTCAAGGCATTTTGCAAGTCTGCAAAGTTGAAAGATACGAAGATAATTGGAGTTGAGATGCCTTTATCTGCTCGTTTATACACAGAGAAAGGGAAACCTACGGATTTTCTTATTATTGGCGTTATAGACGCTCTTATAAAGAATTGCGATGGTGATATTGTCGCCATAGACAATAAGACAGCTTTACGTGCAAAAAGCTCAGAAGACGTAGAAAAAGACCTGCAATTCAGTGTTTACGGATACCTTCTTTGTGCTAACAAATACGTTGCTAAAACGGAGGATGCGTACTGTCGAATGGATGTCCTTCGCAAGTTGAAACGTCCAAAGGTTGAAAAATACGGCACAATAAGAACACCATCAGACCGAAAACGTCTTGCGAAAATTGCTGTTAATGTTCTCACTGCTATTGAAAATCAGGCTTTTTATCCTGTGAGAAGCTGGATGTGTTCTGGATGTGAGTACAAAAATAGCTGTTATTCCTGGTAA
- a CDS encoding pentapeptide repeat-containing protein: MASQEHLEILKQGVEVWNKWREENPEVKPDLQGAFVLIDKLKHVELQETNLKEVDLGGVSLIEANLWGADLRKAKFAFADLKGAILTYANLESAQLHYANLEGAILVKANLRNANFKEANLRRAVLSSAFLQGTFFQKANLEEASFNKKTYLNEANLKKIRIDKFNLGYLPAEYIVTAKKTKYSEFIIGNNEEINIIRSIEFPPEYHQAGISILNYFGTILHKKYPDTNATIQIKQDGLKVTMIIDPVGGEKEVIEKALNDYGLVVTAKMTPEEFYPSNPYEAMALRNKLEMAEMELRQTRQLLQFQEREAKKQDVRIETLLAIVGQAVQKQPVIVSPTIIVNGDKTDINAGKDVSFAKDQAKAITMKDSQTGIVGDGADVEGNIK, translated from the coding sequence ATGGCAAGTCAGGAACATCTTGAAATATTGAAGCAGGGAGTCGAGGTTTGGAACAAGTGGAGGGAGGAAAACCCAGAGGTGAAGCCTGATCTTCAGGGAGCCTTTGTTTTGATAGACAAGCTTAAACATGTCGAACTTCAAGAAACTAATCTTAAAGAAGTAGACCTTGGGGGAGTTTCTCTTATAGAAGCCAATCTCTGGGGGGCCGATCTTAGGAAAGCAAAATTTGCTTTTGCCGATCTTAAGGGTGCCATACTAACTTATGCAAATCTTGAAAGTGCTCAACTTCATTATGCAAATCTTGAGGGTGCTATTCTTGTAAAAGCCAATCTTAGGAACGCTAATTTTAAAGAAGCCAATCTTAGGAGAGCAGTGCTTAGCAGTGCATTTCTTCAAGGGACTTTTTTTCAAAAGGCAAATCTTGAAGAGGCAAGTTTTAACAAAAAAACATATCTTAATGAAGCTAATCTCAAAAAAATCAGAATTGATAAATTTAACTTAGGGTATCTTCCAGCTGAATATATTGTCACAGCAAAAAAAACGAAATATTCTGAATTTATTATAGGCAATAACGAGGAAATTAATATTATACGCTCCATAGAATTTCCTCCTGAATACCATCAGGCAGGTATTTCAATTTTAAATTATTTTGGAACAATTCTTCATAAAAAATATCCAGATACCAACGCAACAATCCAGATTAAGCAGGACGGATTGAAAGTTACCATGATAATTGACCCTGTTGGCGGAGAAAAAGAAGTTATTGAAAAGGCTTTAAATGATTATGGACTTGTCGTTACAGCTAAGATGACCCCGGAAGAATTTTATCCTTCAAATCCTTATGAAGCTATGGCATTAAGAAATAAACTGGAAATGGCTGAAATGGAATTGAGACAAACAAGACAGCTTTTGCAATTCCAAGAAAGAGAAGCTAAAAAACAGGATGTTAGGATTGAAACCCTTCTTGCCATTGTAGGGCAAGCAGTCCAAAAACAACCTGTGATTGTTTCCCCGACAATTATTGTTAACGGAGATAAAACCGATATTAATGCCGGAAAAGATGTAAGCTTTGCAAAAGACCAAGCCAAAGCTATCACAATGAAAGACAGTCAGACAGGGATAGTTGGGGATGGTGCGGATGTTGAAGGCAATATTAAATGA
- a CDS encoding toll/interleukin-1 receptor domain-containing protein — MERGVVVTWLIDCKTAKVYTHKNPVSKIPPVIILPQYAYPGIRYIEGFLSGYVSNKFSNNFIYEIKQNEEKIKQKNNYVFISYANEDKIFAEHLYYDLQKAEIKVWIDTINIIPGQIRKMEIHKALTESRFYIPIISTNSVSKVGRFHSELRIALEILDKYPCTKTFIIPMRIEECSPLHPRIEEIHWVDMFPSWEDGINKIIKSIKHS; from the coding sequence TTGGAAAGGGGGGTTGTTGTTACATGGCTTATTGATTGTAAAACTGCTAAAGTATATACTCATAAAAATCCTGTTTCAAAAATCCCTCCGGTAATAATTCTTCCGCAATATGCATATCCAGGTATCAGATATATTGAAGGCTTCCTATCAGGGTATGTCTCAAATAAATTTTCAAATAATTTCATATATGAAATAAAACAAAACGAAGAAAAAATAAAACAAAAGAATAATTATGTATTCATAAGTTACGCAAATGAGGATAAAATTTTTGCAGAACATTTATATTATGATTTGCAAAAGGCAGAAATAAAAGTTTGGATTGATACTATAAATATTATTCCAGGACAAATTAGAAAAATGGAGATACATAAAGCTCTTACTGAAAGTAGATTTTATATACCAATAATATCAACCAATTCAGTTTCTAAAGTAGGTCGTTTTCATTCGGAATTACGAATTGCTCTTGAAATATTAGACAAATATCCTTGTACAAAAACTTTTATTATTCCCATGCGAATTGAAGAATGTAGCCCTTTACATCCAAGAATTGAAGAAATTCATTGGGTAGATATGTTTCCTTCTTGGGAAGATGGAATTAATAAAATTATCAAGTCAATAAAACATAGCTAA
- a CDS encoding DUF932 domain-containing protein, which yields MRGKDTLTNVIEMVEGISENHHDQIIPLTDIEFENLDTVHVCGREIEVLPSAQRLLANRLRIPHNYLVRCPQELQERNLNFWLRQEQKNRDTFFMRFDGFKLRAVFTQRYTAFDNKDILTQMVQYGFSLDTEIHYTFDDSLMNLKIPEYDRMFSFPGDDKMIPGTSIANSEIGLLALSINAYIYRLVCANGLISQTSVSKKFKHISDKALVEFEDVISEVIYQSSHNQNRLRISTETTVEDANESFDSFNRRFLITKKEAEAVSIAFNREQGNTMFNIINAYTRGAQHPGLTAEESYKLERTGGQILALVK from the coding sequence ATGAGAGGAAAAGACACTTTAACAAACGTAATTGAAATGGTTGAAGGTATTTCTGAAAACCATCACGACCAGATTATTCCATTAACAGATATTGAATTTGAAAATCTTGATACAGTTCACGTATGCGGTAGAGAGATAGAAGTATTACCAAGCGCACAGCGTTTATTGGCAAACAGATTACGCATACCACATAACTATTTGGTTAGATGTCCACAAGAGCTTCAAGAGCGTAATCTTAATTTCTGGCTCCGGCAGGAACAAAAAAACAGAGATACCTTCTTCATGCGCTTTGATGGCTTTAAACTCAGGGCTGTTTTCACTCAGCGTTATACAGCATTTGATAACAAGGATATTCTTACCCAAATGGTACAATATGGTTTTTCTCTGGATACGGAAATTCATTATACCTTTGATGACAGTTTAATGAACCTTAAAATACCTGAATATGACAGAATGTTTTCCTTTCCCGGCGATGATAAAATGATACCTGGAACAAGCATTGCCAATAGTGAAATTGGTTTACTTGCTTTAAGTATCAATGCGTATATTTATCGACTGGTCTGCGCTAATGGTTTGATTAGCCAGACTTCGGTATCTAAAAAATTCAAACACATCTCTGACAAAGCTCTTGTCGAATTTGAAGATGTAATTTCTGAAGTGATTTATCAGTCCAGCCATAATCAGAACAGGTTGAGAATATCCACTGAGACTACTGTTGAAGATGCAAATGAAAGTTTTGACAGTTTTAACAGAAGGTTTCTTATTACAAAGAAAGAGGCTGAGGCTGTTAGCATTGCCTTTAACAGAGAGCAGGGCAATACAATGTTCAATATCATTAATGCCTACACCCGTGGTGCACAACATCCGGGATTAACAGCAGAAGAAAGTTATAAACTTGAACGTACTGGTGGACAGATACTTGCACTGGTAAAATAA
- a CDS encoding ArdC-like ssDNA-binding domain-containing protein: MNDKVKATLNSILDRFENGDIPEVVSYAMFPIPDIPSAQWSLLNRTLMMISGTADGRGFKQWKKAERYVKKGSKAFYILVPYIKKTEDNGQEKEKLIGFMTRPVFRMEDTDGKELEYHTVKLPELPFMERAMEWGISVKAIPGNYRYYGYYAPSKKVIALATLEEKTFFHELSHVAHEKVKGGLSCGQNPLEEIVAELSAQTLCRIAGKQDKDTLGNSYRYIKSYAEKLNISPYKACLRLMSDTEKVLNLILKGDEMEFKKAA, translated from the coding sequence ATGAACGATAAAGTCAAAGCTACCCTTAACAGTATATTGGACAGGTTTGAAAACGGGGACATTCCAGAGGTTGTTTCTTATGCTATGTTTCCTATTCCTGATATTCCTAGCGCACAGTGGTCTTTACTGAACAGAACTTTAATGATGATTAGTGGAACAGCAGACGGCAGAGGGTTTAAGCAGTGGAAGAAAGCAGAAAGATATGTGAAAAAAGGTTCCAAAGCATTTTATATTCTTGTGCCCTATATCAAAAAGACAGAGGATAATGGTCAGGAGAAAGAAAAGCTTATTGGATTTATGACACGCCCTGTTTTCCGTATGGAAGATACAGACGGTAAAGAACTTGAATATCATACCGTAAAACTGCCTGAGTTGCCGTTTATGGAACGTGCTATGGAATGGGGTATATCGGTTAAGGCTATACCGGGAAACTACCGATATTATGGTTATTACGCCCCTTCAAAGAAAGTGATAGCCCTTGCTACACTTGAGGAAAAAACTTTCTTCCACGAATTAAGTCACGTTGCCCACGAAAAAGTAAAAGGCGGGTTGAGTTGCGGTCAAAATCCTTTGGAGGAAATAGTGGCTGAATTATCAGCACAGACGCTTTGTAGAATAGCTGGAAAACAGGATAAAGACACACTTGGTAACTCATACCGTTACATCAAAAGCTATGCTGAAAAACTTAATATAAGCCCGTATAAAGCGTGTTTACGTTTGATGTCTGACACAGAGAAAGTGTTAAACCTTATTCTCAAAGGCGATGAAATGGAATTTAAAAAAGCTGCCTAA
- a CDS encoding vWA domain-containing protein — MKILKDSGNADQYFFPNSISSWKNLKGGKKYQIDKGYTIKSHINGIRLHEWDVSGNNPTIEKECQYDLSKTFNSIKELRKNQEYKNLIISDDFAKTKQNTNKGKRIKLGLFIPSSNKYSNDIVAAKHCYKNIKKVIYKSGYKIDFPGEFDPSSGLDGLCEWANSVKLKRKKPWRFLLLLPFLLLLLFLIPECNDKEIFDMEINTNSFIFIIDKSSSMQSTIDEAQKEVNRVLKVLLDKQGLFSNYYVNIISYNKKSNSALGKIEELNNDTVQKLNKYLKNLKAEGDTYLESAIEKATYEVTKHNKPTTLLIVTDAEDNSIVKMVRQIDNIKEKFSNIEIYVNSTTPRILKDKDSIPKGKNEMALKTFSEQLNGKFGNSGEIK, encoded by the coding sequence ATGAAAATATTGAAAGATTCCGGTAATGCCGATCAATATTTTTTTCCAAATTCAATTTCTTCTTGGAAAAATTTGAAAGGCGGGAAAAAATATCAAATTGATAAAGGATATACAATAAAATCTCATATCAATGGAATAAGGTTACATGAATGGGATGTTTCAGGTAATAACCCAACAATTGAAAAAGAGTGTCAATATGATTTAAGTAAAACTTTTAATTCAATCAAAGAATTAAGAAAGAACCAGGAATATAAAAACCTTATAATTTCAGATGATTTTGCTAAAACAAAACAAAATACAAATAAAGGAAAAAGAATAAAGCTAGGTCTATTTATCCCATCAAGTAATAAATATAGCAATGATATAGTCGCTGCAAAACATTGTTATAAAAATATTAAAAAAGTTATATATAAATCTGGCTATAAAATTGATTTTCCTGGAGAGTTTGACCCTTCTTCTGGTTTGGATGGTCTTTGTGAATGGGCAAACTCTGTAAAATTAAAAAGGAAAAAACCGTGGAGGTTCTTGTTACTTTTACCCTTCCTGCTTCTATTGTTGTTTTTAATACCTGAATGCAATGATAAAGAGATTTTTGATATGGAAATTAATACTAATTCATTTATTTTTATCATTGATAAAAGTTCCAGCATGCAATCTACAATTGATGAAGCTCAGAAAGAGGTTAATCGTGTACTTAAAGTTTTACTTGATAAACAGGGATTATTTTCAAATTATTATGTAAATATTATATCATATAATAAAAAATCAAACAGTGCATTAGGAAAAATTGAAGAATTGAATAATGACACTGTTCAAAAGTTAAACAAATATTTAAAAAATCTTAAAGCTGAAGGAGATACATATCTTGAATCTGCAATAGAAAAAGCTACTTATGAGGTTACTAAACATAACAAGCCGACAACATTATTGATTGTTACTGATGCTGAAGACAATTCTATTGTAAAAATGGTAAGGCAAATTGATAATATTAAAGAAAAATTTAGTAATATTGAAATATATGTGAATTCAACAACACCAAGGATTTTGAAGGATAAAGATAGTATCCCGAAAGGGAAAAATGAAATGGCTTTAAAAACATTTTCTGAACAATTAAACGGCAAATTTGGGAATTCAGGTGAAATAAAATGA
- a CDS encoding antirestriction protein ArdA, whose protein sequence is MSDTPKIYVACLSSYNSGILHGKRISANQDAEDIQKEIQEMLKQSPVPDAEEWAIHDYEGFYEIRISEYEDIETLSNVAQNIEEYGEAYAHYVSDIGDMEDEIEQFEEAYRGEFKSKDDFGYRMMCDCYNIPDFLHTYIDYEKYAKDLLVCDYSYVSAETGNIFVYMRL, encoded by the coding sequence ATGTCTGATACACCTAAAATATATGTGGCTTGTCTTTCTTCATACAATAGCGGTATCCTTCATGGTAAACGAATTTCCGCTAACCAAGATGCAGAGGATATTCAGAAAGAGATACAGGAAATGCTCAAACAATCACCAGTGCCAGACGCAGAGGAATGGGCTATCCACGATTATGAAGGCTTTTATGAAATCCGAATATCTGAATATGAAGACATTGAAACTCTTTCAAATGTCGCTCAGAACATTGAGGAATATGGCGAAGCTTATGCACACTATGTCTCTGATATTGGAGATATGGAAGATGAAATAGAACAATTTGAAGAAGCATATCGTGGCGAATTTAAGAGTAAAGATGATTTTGGTTATCGGATGATGTGCGATTGCTATAACATTCCTGATTTTCTTCACACATACATAGATTATGAAAAATATGCCAAGGATTTACTTGTCTGTGATTATTCCTATGTCAGCGCTGAAACAGGAAATATTTTTGTTTATATGAGATTGTAA